In the genome of Methylomagnum ishizawai, the window GGAGGTGCCAAGCGCAGGCACCCTGGGCCTGGGCCGTGCGCAGGGCGTGGTCGGCGTGGCCCAGCAGTTCCGAGGCCGTTTGCCCGGTGGCGTACATCGCCACGCCGATATGGCCCAGACTCTGGCCGTCCAGTCCGCCCTGGTCGCGCAATTGCACCAAGCCCGCGGCCAGGCGTTGGGCCAGGGCTTCCACCGTTTCCTTCTGGCCATGCGTCACGATCACGCCGAAACTGCCCCCGGCCAGGCGGGCCAAGAGGCAGCCGGTTTCCGCGGGGCAGGCTGCGCGGATCGATGCCGCCGCCTTCCTGAGCAGTTCGTCGCCGCTGACATAGCCGTGGCGATTGTTGAACTCCTTGAAATCCGCCAGTTCCATCAGCAACAACGCGCCGCCCGCGAATTCGTCGGGGTATTGGATCAACTGCCCGAGTTGGGCATCGAAATAGCGGCGGTTGCCGAGTCCGGTCACTTCGTCCACATAGACCTGGGCACGCAGGGCGTCGGCGATGGCCGATTGGTCCGCGAACGCCTGCTTCACCCGCGCCGACATGCGGTTCATGGCCAGCACCATGTGGCGTAGTTCCCGCGTCTTAGGAATATCGTCCTGGATCGGATAGCGCCCGTCGCAAATGGCCTCGGCCTGCGCTTCCACCGAGCGCAGGCGTTTGAGGATGATATGGATCAGTCCCAGGCCCAGCCCCAGGGCGGCGGCGGTGCAGGCTGACAGCCACAGCAGGGTGTCGGCGCTGGTGCGCCAGAGTTCGGCATAGGCGAGGCCGGGATGGCTGGTCACCCGGAGCGTGCCCAGTTCCATCCAGCCATCGACCAGCAGTGCCGTGCCGGGCGGTGTTTCCAGGGGAGTCAGCTCGACGAACCAAGCCGGCACCCCGGCGATGCCCGCCGGGTTGTTGCGTTCCAGCAGCCGCTGGCCGTCCACGCCCTCGATCACCAATTCGCGGTAATAACCCCGGTCGAAGATGGCATCCACCATGGAGCGCGTGGTGGTCGTGTCCTTCCGCGCCAGGACCGGCGACAAAGACAGGCCCAGCGCGGTCGCGGTGTCCTGGGCGTGGGATTCCAGTTGCCGGGCCAGGTAATGGCGGGCGTTTTCGAGGCTGATGGCGAAGGTTCCCATGAAGATGAAAACGAACGACACCAGGATGATGAACACCATCTGCCGGGATAAAGTCATGGCTTGTTCTCGTCGGTCATCGGGGTTGGCCGGGCGGCACGCCCATCCGCGCCAGCAAGCCGCGCCACAGTCCGATCCGTTCGGGGCCGCCGACCCGTTCCTTCGCCAGCCACAGGCCCTGGACGTTGAAACTATAGATCGGTTGGAGGTCGGTTCTTTGGGTGGCGGGTTTGATGGCCGGGTCCAGGTTGTCCAGCACCCAGGGCACGGCACCGGGCGTGGCGGTATAGGTCAGCACCATATGGGCCTGGTCGAGCTTCAGCGCCTTGACGTAGACCAAGCGCAGCCGCTCTTCCGGCACCCCGAGCGATCTTAGGGTGAAGTATTTGGCGATGGAGAAATCCTCGCAATCGCCGCCGTTGGTGGCGAGCGTCTCGACCGGCGTGGCCCAGTAATCGGCCTGGCCCCAGTGTTCGTCGTCGCCCACGAATTCGAGGCGGTTGAAGAAGGCGTTGACCTGGGCGATTTGCTCCGGCTCGGGCTTGCCCTGGTTCTGGGCGATCAAGCCCAGCCAAGCGTCGACCCGGCCACGGGCTTCCGGGCCGTAGCGTTTCCCGACCTCGGCCAGGAGACCCTGGGCCGTTCCGAGCCAGTCGGGTGGGGTGGCCGCGAATCCGGCGGTGATCAGCAAAAACAGGCAACCGATAAGCGCGGTGGTTTTGGATGGGGTCATGTATTTCCGGCGCTTAAGGGCCATGACAATCGAAATACACCGCGCATGGCCCTCAAGCCGGGACCGCCGTCCGCGCCCTGGGCACGGACGGCGGTTCCTACGATAACACCGCGGCCTTGGGCGGCGGTGTCCCGCCTCAATCGTCGTTGATGATGCTGCCGGTGGCCGTGGCGATTTTCAGGATGTAGGGCGAGGGCGAGGAGAGGTTGCCCAAGATCAAGCCGAGGGTCTCGGTCGCCTCCCTGACATTATCGCCGATCACCGGGACCAGGATGGTTTGGGTGAGTTGCCCAGGCTGGAAGCTGAGGGTGCCCGAGGTGGCGGTGTAGTCGGAATCCGCCGTCGCGGTGCCATCCTGGGTGGCGTAATCGACCGTGATGGTTTCGGTCGGGGCTTTGCTCAGGGTGACTTTGAACGGCAGGGAACTGGTGGTGCCGTCCATGCCTTCCTTGACCGAGCCATTGGCCACGATGAGGGTCGGGTTGATGAAGTTCGCGATGCTGCCCTTGCCCACGGCGGTTCTGAGGATGTAGGGCGAGGATGGGTTGCCGAGGGCCAGGGTGAAGGTTTCCGCCGCCTCCGCGATATTATCGCCGATCACCTCGACCAGGATCGTCTGGGTCAGTTGGCCGGCCTCGAAGGTCAGGGTGCCGGATTGCGCGACGTAGTCCTGCCCCGCCACTGCGGTGCCGTCCTGGGTGGCGTAATCGACCGTGATGGCCTGGGTCGGGGCCTTGCTCAGGGTGATTTTGAACGGCAGGGTGCTGGTGGTGCCGGCGTAGCTTTCGCTGGCCGCGCCGTTGGAGACGCTGACGGTGGGGTTGATGAAGTTCGCGATGCTGCCCTTGCCCACGGCGGTTCTGAGGATGTAGGGCGAGGATGGGTTGCCGAGGGCCAGGGTGAAGGTTTCCGTCGCCTCCGCGATATTATCGCCGATCACCTCGACCAGGACCGTCTGGGTCAGTTGGCCGGCTTCGAAGGTCAGGGTGCCGGATTGCGCGACGTAGTCCTGCCCCGCCACTGCGGTGCCGTCCTGGGTGGCGTAATCGACCGTGATGGCCTGGGTCGGGGCCTTGCTCAGGGTGATTTTGAACGGCAGGGTGCTGGTGGTGCCGGCGTAGCTTTCACTGGCCGCGCCGTTGGAGACGCTGATGGTGGGATTGACGAAGTTCGCGATGCTGCCGGTGGCCGTGGCGGGTTTGAGGAGGTAGGGCGAGGATGGGTTGCCGAGGGCCAGGGTGAAGGTTTCCGTCGCCTCCGCGATATTGTCGCCGATCACCGTGACCAGGACCGTCTGGGTCAGTTGGCCGGCCTCGAAGGTCAGGGTGCCGGATTGCGCGACGTAGTCCTGCCCCGCCACCGCGGTGCCGTCCTGGGTGGCGTAATCGACCGTGATGGCCTGGGTCGGGGCCTTGCTCAGGGTGATTTTGAACGGCAGGGTGCTGGTGGTGCCGGCGTAGCTTTCGCTGACCGCGCCGTTGGCGATGCCGAGGGTGGGGTTGACGAAGTTCAGGATGCTGCCGGTCACGCTGGGAGTCCTGGCCGTATAGGCCGCATAGCTGCCGACCGGGTTGCTGAGCAGCAATTGGAAGGTTTCCGTGGGTTCGACCAGGGCGTCGCCGAGGATCGCGATTTGCACGGTCTGGGTGGTCTGGTTCGGGGCGAAGGTCAGGGTGCCGGATTGGGCGATATAGTCTTGCCCCGCCGTCGCGGTGCCGTCCTGGGTGGCGAAATCGACGGTGGTGGGGGCCGTGGAGGGGACGCTCAGGGTGACTTTGAAGGCCATGTAATTGGTGGTGCCGGTCGGTCCTTCGGTCAGCGACGCGGCGGTGGCGATGAACGTGCTGGCGACCGCGAAGTTGGTGATGCTGCCGGTGCCGGGGTTGGTCTTGAAGGTATAG includes:
- a CDS encoding bifunctional diguanylate cyclase/phosphodiesterase; its protein translation is MTLSRQMVFIILVSFVFIFMGTFAISLENARHYLARQLESHAQDTATALGLSLSPVLARKDTTTTRSMVDAIFDRGYYRELVIEGVDGQRLLERNNPAGIAGVPAWFVELTPLETPPGTALLVDGWMELGTLRVTSHPGLAYAELWRTSADTLLWLSACTAAALGLGLGLIHIILKRLRSVEAQAEAICDGRYPIQDDIPKTRELRHMVLAMNRMSARVKQAFADQSAIADALRAQVYVDEVTGLGNRRYFDAQLGQLIQYPDEFAGGALLLMELADFKEFNNRHGYVSGDELLRKAAASIRAACPAETGCLLARLAGGSFGVIVTHGQKETVEALAQRLAAGLVQLRDQGGLDGQSLGHIGVAMYATGQTASELLGHADHALRTAQAQGACAWHLHSPAQPQDVPSGARNWRKFLEDSVREERIELSFQPVLPLGAAPGEAMHREVLLRLRGESGEMLTAGTFLPMAERVGLAPEFDRIAVQAVLERMGRTPSLAKAYAVNLTPGSLRDAGFVDWLCQQLKAFPERAKRLTFEVPEYGVVGDVEAAKRFVQRLRPFGSRFSIDHFGRNFASFAYLHSIGAAYIKIDGSFVRNLHLDQDNQFFLRELTRTAHEIDMKVIAMSVETAEEREALAAILVDGIQGYLICKPGETD
- a CDS encoding transglutaminase-like cysteine peptidase yields the protein MTPSKTTALIGCLFLLITAGFAATPPDWLGTAQGLLAEVGKRYGPEARGRVDAWLGLIAQNQGKPEPEQIAQVNAFFNRLEFVGDDEHWGQADYWATPVETLATNGGDCEDFSIAKYFTLRSLGVPEERLRLVYVKALKLDQAHMVLTYTATPGAVPWVLDNLDPAIKPATQRTDLQPIYSFNVQGLWLAKERVGGPERIGLWRGLLARMGVPPGQPR